Part of the Metarhizium brunneum chromosome 6, complete sequence genome is shown below.
TCACAATCAAATGAGTATCCATGGCCGGTGAAAATCTCAGGGGCGATGTAATCAGGCGTGCCAACAGTAGAGTAGGCCATAAGTCTTCGTGACCGTCGCCAGTCGTTGATTTGAGAACGGTTGCTGACGGTGAGGTTAATCTGATCGATGGCAACGGAGCTTCTGTCACGGGGCCTGTTGGATCGCCCTTGTAAAAGCTGCTGGTAGTAATTGTTATCGTGTAGGCGGTGGAAGCCTGTGGAAAGACCGAAATCAGTCAGCTTGACATGACCGCCTCGATCCAGCAGTATGTTGTCAGGCTTGATATCTCTGCAAGTGGATTAGGTTAGAAGGATTCTGATTTGAACAGGCAGGCAAacagaggaagaagagctaGCTGACCGGTGAATAAAACCGAGCTTGTGAACTGCCTCAATAGCAAGAACGATTTCGGCAATGTAGAATCGAGTAATGTCTTCGGAGAAAATCTCGTACTTGATAAGCATCGTCATCAAGTCACCACCAGGCAGAAACTCCATTAGCATGTATAAGAAGTATGCGTCCTGGAACGTGGTGTAGAGCTTAACGACCCAGGGACTGTCCGACTCGGCCAAGATATCACGCTCAGATCGCACATGAGCGAGCTGGTCCTTTTTAAACATTTCCGTCTTGATTAAGGACTTCATGGCATAAACTTTGCCATCTCCTTTCTTCTGCACCAGCTTGACCTCACCAAAGGCGCCCTTGCCGATAATTTTAACCGTGTTGTAGTTTTCGGGCTTGTCTTTGGTTCGCAGAAAACGCAGATACTGCCCCTCCTTGCGGCCAGCAGTCGACCACAGCTGCTCTTTCCTAGTGGCACTCTGTGAAGGATCTTGAAGCTTTTGCTCCAGCTCGCTTTGTCTAGATGGGGATGTATCAGAAAACAGCTTGGACAGTCGCAGCCACATTGAAGAATGAATACAGAGAGggatgtgtgtgtgtgtatgtgtgtaaGACGTACCTTTGGTTGCGCTCACGGGCTCGCTTCACACTGTCCTTGAAGAAATCCGCAGCCAGCTGTGAGCATTTCTTCTGGTTACTGTTGGCGTTGGTGCCATAGCGATCTGGGTTCCTCTCGGGAGCGGCCTGGAACTCGCTACCGGTGGGCGCGGTTTGAGAAGGCAGAGGCGGCGCATTCGCATTGGAGTAGTTGGTATAGCCGCCAGGTTGGCTACCAGCTGTTCGTGGGCGctgcgaggaagaaggcccGCGGGGAGCAACTCTTGCGGCACCACCCAGATTCTGATGAGAGAACTGGTGGGCTAGACCGGTGTTTGGGTCATTGGTGCCGGGGGTATTGGACCTCGCCTGATAGTAGCCATTCTGGGCATGGGCATAGTCGTTGTTGACGGCTTGTGCAGGATAGCCAGCAGGATAGGCGGCACCAGGCTGGGCAAAGTAGCCCTGGGGGGCATAACCGCCAGCATAGGCCTGTTGTTGTGGTTGAAGGCCTCCTTGGGCCTGCTGTGGGTTAGGCGGTGGGAAGACGGGCTGGGGGAACGTCGATGGTGTCGTGGGGTAGGCTCGGTCGTTTACTGGAAGGCGGTCATTATTGCCAAAGTTGAGGTGCAGGCGGTTGCCGTTGGGGTCCATGATTGGGATTGACGATTGTGCTGGCAATGGCCCGCGACGATCCGAGCTGTCTAGGGGGGATTGGACTCGACGgacgacggcagcggcgtggtggtgaaggACCAAGGTCGAGAGTCGCAGGTCGAGGGGTTGTGG
Proteins encoded:
- the cot-1_1 gene encoding Serine/threonine-protein kinase cot-1, producing MDPNGNRLHLNFGNNDRLPVNDRAYPTTPSTFPQPVFPPPNPQQAQGGLQPQQQAYAGGYAPQGYFAQPGAAYPAGYPAQAVNNDYAHAQNGYYQARSNTPGTNDPNTGLAHQFSHQNLGGAARVAPRGPSSSQRPRTAGSQPGGYTNYSNANAPPLPSQTAPTGSEFQAAPERNPDRYGTNANSNQKKCSQLAADFFKDSVKRARERNQRQSELEQKLQDPSQSATRKEQLWSTAGRKEGQYLRFLRTKDKPENYNTVKIIGKGAFGEVKLVQKKGDGKVYAMKSLIKTEMFKKDQLAHVRSERDILAESDSPWVVKLYTTFQDAYFLYMLMEFLPGGDLMTMLIKYEIFSEDITRFYIAEIVLAIEAVHKLGFIHRDIKPDNILLDRGGHVKLTDFGLSTGFHRLHDNNYYQQLLQGRSNRPRDRSSVAIDQINLTVSNRSQINDWRRSRRLMAYSTVGTPDYIAPEIFTGHGYSFDCDWWSLGTIMFECLVGWPPFCAEDSHDTYRKIVNWRQTLYFPDDITLGIEAENLIRSMVCNTENRLGRGGAHEIKNHAFFRGVEFDSLRRIRAPFEPRLTSNIDTTYFPTDEIDQTDNATVLKAQALQQGRQIEESPEMSLPFIGYTFKRFDNNFR